One genomic region from Halorussus rarus encodes:
- a CDS encoding anthranilate phosphoribosyltransferase yields MSSERAAGGGSGGDDPTDGEWPLRRLLTEVIGSGPKTADDMSYDQAREGFARVLAGDPDPETLGAFLLANRWKESTPEELAGFVDAMRDLSVESAAPDADPVDCGGNYDGKQKTAVLGVASGLVAAAAGTPVVAHSGPALPAKYGTTYGDVLDELGVPTDLAPAESAAMVDEVGFGYYAQSRFNPLVDERRPARESVGVRTSINTVETLANPADARVHFGSFYHLSYAERIAGTVRESRELPFERVVMAQGIEGYDDVRPGSTRTAEWRADSGTEGGNIEDDTVETEALGVAFEREDLRVDDLPADSVRVTEDVLSGERDGPVADAVALNAGFRIYAGGGADSVGEGVDRARDALADGSAATRLEALRAFEP; encoded by the coding sequence GTGAGCAGCGAGCGAGCCGCGGGCGGCGGGTCTGGCGGCGACGACCCGACCGACGGCGAGTGGCCGCTCCGACGCCTCCTGACCGAGGTGATCGGCTCGGGCCCGAAGACCGCCGACGACATGAGCTACGACCAGGCCCGCGAGGGGTTCGCCCGCGTGCTGGCCGGCGACCCCGACCCGGAGACGCTCGGGGCGTTCCTGCTGGCGAACCGCTGGAAGGAGAGCACCCCCGAGGAACTGGCCGGGTTCGTCGACGCGATGCGCGACCTGTCGGTCGAATCCGCGGCGCCCGACGCCGACCCGGTCGACTGCGGCGGTAACTACGACGGCAAGCAGAAGACCGCGGTGCTCGGCGTCGCCTCGGGGCTGGTCGCCGCGGCCGCGGGGACGCCCGTGGTCGCTCACAGCGGACCGGCGCTGCCCGCCAAGTACGGCACGACTTACGGCGACGTGCTCGACGAACTGGGCGTCCCCACTGACCTCGCACCGGCCGAGAGCGCGGCGATGGTCGACGAGGTCGGCTTCGGCTACTACGCCCAGTCGCGGTTCAATCCGCTGGTCGACGAACGCCGGCCCGCCCGGGAGTCGGTCGGCGTCCGGACCTCGATCAACACGGTCGAGACGCTGGCGAACCCCGCCGACGCCCGCGTCCACTTCGGGAGCTTCTACCACCTCTCGTACGCCGAGCGCATCGCGGGCACCGTCCGCGAGAGCCGCGAACTCCCGTTCGAGCGCGTCGTGATGGCCCAGGGCATCGAGGGGTACGACGACGTCCGGCCGGGGTCGACCCGGACCGCGGAGTGGCGGGCCGACTCGGGGACCGAGGGCGGCAACATCGAGGACGACACCGTCGAGACCGAGGCCCTCGGCGTCGCGTTCGAGCGCGAGGACCTCCGGGTCGACGACCTCCCGGCCGACTCCGTCCGGGTCACCGAGGACGTGCTGTCGGGCGAGCGCGACGGGCCGGTCGCCGACGCGGTCGCGCTCAACGCGGGCTTCCGCATCTACGCCGGCGGCGGCGCCGACTCGGTCGGCGAGGGGGTCGACCGCGCCCGCGACGCGCTGGCCGACGGGAGCGCGGCCACGCGACTGGAGGCGCTCCGGGCGTTCGAGCCGTAG
- the rpl18a gene encoding 50S ribosomal protein L18Ae, with amino-acid sequence MSEFTVRGKFQARDGWQEFETSVEADNENVAEERAYANFGGRHGLKRTQVEVEEVEGR; translated from the coding sequence ATGAGTGAGTTTACTGTTCGCGGCAAGTTCCAGGCCAGAGACGGCTGGCAGGAGTTCGAGACGAGCGTCGAGGCCGACAACGAGAACGTGGCCGAAGAGCGGGCCTACGCCAACTTCGGCGGTCGTCACGGCCTGAAGCGCACCCAGGTCGAGGTCGAGGAGGTCGAGGGGCGATGA
- the pfdA gene encoding prefoldin subunit alpha, protein MGGGGNPELQELSQQLQELEEQQQELETEIESLREEKNDIGEAIETIGALETGSTVQVPLGGGAHVRAEVQSLDEIVVELGGGYAAERDEESAVETLENKQDTLDERIDDLEDEVSDVEAESAELEQKAQQLQQQQMQQQMQQMQGQQNDEDE, encoded by the coding sequence ATGGGCGGCGGCGGCAACCCCGAACTCCAGGAGCTCTCCCAGCAGCTCCAGGAACTCGAGGAGCAGCAGCAGGAGCTGGAGACAGAGATCGAGAGCCTCCGCGAGGAGAAGAACGACATCGGCGAGGCCATCGAGACCATCGGCGCCCTCGAGACCGGCTCGACCGTACAGGTGCCGCTCGGCGGCGGCGCGCACGTCCGTGCGGAGGTCCAGAGCCTCGACGAGATCGTCGTGGAGCTCGGCGGCGGCTACGCGGCCGAGCGCGACGAGGAGTCGGCGGTCGAGACGCTCGAGAACAAGCAGGACACGCTCGACGAGCGCATCGACGACCTCGAGGACGAGGTCAGCGACGTCGAGGCGGAGAGCGCCGAACTGGAGCAGAAGGCCCAGCAGCTCCAGCAGCAACAGATGCAGCAGCAGATGCAGCAGATGCAGGGCCAGCAGAACGACGAGGACGAGTAA
- the ftsY gene encoding signal recognition particle-docking protein FtsY, translating to MFDSLKDKLGSFRKDVEETTEEKAEEAEAEAEAEADAAAEAEAEADAQAEAAPDAEAEAEAAAETAATAGAEAETAAEPETAEPEPEEDEEASASSGRSFAQKAKSFAKGEIVIEEQDVEDPLWELEMALLESDVEMSVAKEILESIREDLVGATRSFNSETADVVEEALHDSLLKVISVGQFDFDRRIAEADKPVTIIFTGVNGVGKTTTIAKLAKYFEDRGLSTVMANGDTYRAGANEQIQEHADNLDERVITHEQGGDPAAVIYDAVEYAQSHDVDVVLGDTAGRLHTNEGLMDQLEKIGRVVDPDMTLFVDEAVAGQDAVQRAKQFNEAAEIDGAVLTKADADSQGGAAISIAHVTGKPILFLGVGQGYDDIEQFDPEWLVDQLLGEEE from the coding sequence ATGTTCGACAGCCTGAAGGACAAACTCGGGAGTTTCCGGAAGGACGTCGAGGAGACGACCGAGGAGAAGGCCGAGGAAGCCGAGGCTGAAGCGGAAGCCGAGGCCGACGCTGCTGCGGAGGCGGAAGCAGAAGCCGACGCGCAGGCGGAGGCCGCGCCGGACGCCGAGGCGGAGGCCGAGGCCGCAGCCGAAACCGCGGCGACCGCCGGTGCCGAGGCGGAGACGGCGGCCGAACCTGAAACGGCGGAGCCCGAACCCGAGGAGGACGAGGAGGCGAGCGCCTCGTCGGGTCGGAGCTTCGCCCAGAAGGCCAAGTCGTTCGCCAAGGGCGAGATCGTCATCGAGGAGCAGGACGTCGAGGACCCGCTGTGGGAGCTGGAGATGGCGCTGCTCGAGAGCGACGTGGAGATGAGCGTCGCCAAGGAGATCCTGGAGAGCATCCGGGAGGACCTCGTCGGCGCGACCCGGTCGTTCAACAGCGAGACCGCCGACGTGGTCGAGGAGGCGCTCCACGACTCGCTTTTGAAGGTCATCTCGGTCGGCCAGTTCGACTTCGACCGGCGCATCGCCGAGGCCGACAAGCCCGTGACCATCATCTTCACGGGCGTCAACGGCGTCGGCAAGACGACCACCATCGCGAAGCTCGCGAAGTACTTCGAGGACCGCGGGCTCTCGACGGTGATGGCCAACGGCGACACCTACCGCGCCGGGGCCAACGAGCAGATCCAGGAGCACGCCGACAACCTCGACGAGCGGGTCATCACCCACGAGCAGGGCGGCGACCCCGCGGCGGTCATCTACGACGCCGTCGAGTACGCCCAGTCCCACGACGTCGACGTCGTGCTGGGCGACACCGCCGGCCGGCTCCACACCAACGAGGGGCTGATGGACCAGCTCGAGAAGATCGGCCGGGTCGTCGACCCGGACATGACGCTGTTCGTCGACGAGGCCGTGGCCGGCCAGGACGCGGTCCAGCGCGCCAAGCAGTTCAACGAGGCCGCCGAGATCGACGGCGCCGTCCTGACGAAGGCCGACGCCGACTCCCAGGGCGGCGCGGCCATCTCCATCGCCCACGTGACGGGCAAGCCCATCCTCTTCCTGGGCGTCGGCCAGGGCTACGACGACATCGAGCAATTCGACCCGGAGTGGCTGGTCGACCAGCTCCTCGGCGAGGAGGAGTAG
- a CDS encoding signal recognition particle protein Srp54 — MVLDDLGNSLRDSLGKLSGQSRVTEEDVEDIVKEIQRSLLQADVEVSLVMDLSDSIKERALEEESPGGTSARDHVLRIVYEEMVGLVGDSTDIPLEEQTILLAGLQGSGKTTTAAKMAWWFSKKGLRPAIVQTDTFRPGAYDQAKEMAGRAEVDFYGDPDEEDPVKIARDGLEATSDADVHIVDTAGRHALEDDLIDEIEDIERAVDPDRNLLVLDAAIGQGAKDQARQFDDSIGIEGVIVTKLDGTAKGGGALTAVNETDSSIAFLGTGEEVKNIERFEPSGFISRLLGMGDLKQLTERVERAMEETQEEDEDWDPEDMLKGDFTLKDMRRQMQAMNNMGPLDQVMDMIPGMGGGLMDELPDDAMDVTQDRMRSFEVIMDSMTEMELENPRAIGASQVERIAKGSGKPEERVRELLEQHKMMAQTLKQFQGMGQGNMERMMKKMEGGGGGGGGMGGMGPFG; from the coding sequence ATGGTACTCGACGACCTCGGAAACTCCCTCCGCGACTCCCTCGGGAAACTCAGCGGGCAGTCCCGCGTTACCGAGGAGGACGTGGAGGACATCGTCAAGGAGATCCAGCGGTCGCTCCTCCAGGCCGACGTCGAAGTCAGCCTGGTGATGGACCTCTCGGACTCCATCAAGGAGCGCGCTCTGGAGGAGGAGTCGCCCGGCGGGACCTCCGCCCGGGACCACGTCCTCCGCATCGTCTACGAGGAGATGGTGGGGCTGGTCGGCGACAGCACCGACATCCCGCTCGAGGAGCAGACCATCCTGCTCGCCGGCCTCCAGGGGTCGGGGAAGACGACCACCGCGGCCAAGATGGCGTGGTGGTTCTCGAAGAAGGGGCTGCGGCCGGCCATCGTCCAGACCGACACCTTCCGGCCCGGCGCGTACGACCAGGCCAAGGAGATGGCCGGGCGCGCCGAGGTCGACTTCTACGGCGACCCCGACGAGGAGGACCCCGTCAAGATCGCCCGCGACGGCCTCGAAGCTACCAGCGACGCCGACGTCCACATCGTCGACACCGCGGGTCGCCACGCGCTCGAGGACGACCTCATCGACGAGATCGAGGACATCGAGCGCGCGGTCGACCCCGACCGCAACCTGCTCGTGCTCGACGCCGCCATCGGCCAGGGTGCGAAGGACCAGGCCCGCCAGTTCGACGACTCCATCGGCATCGAGGGGGTCATCGTCACGAAGCTCGACGGGACCGCGAAAGGTGGCGGGGCGCTCACGGCGGTCAACGAGACCGACTCCTCGATCGCGTTCCTGGGCACCGGTGAGGAGGTCAAGAACATCGAGCGGTTCGAGCCCTCCGGGTTCATCTCGCGGCTGCTCGGGATGGGCGACCTCAAGCAGCTCACCGAGCGCGTCGAGCGCGCGATGGAGGAGACCCAGGAGGAGGACGAGGACTGGGACCCCGAGGACATGCTCAAGGGGGATTTCACCCTGAAGGACATGCGCCGCCAGATGCAGGCGATGAACAACATGGGGCCGCTCGACCAGGTGATGGACATGATTCCGGGGATGGGCGGCGGCCTGATGGACGAACTCCCGGACGACGCCATGGACGTGACCCAGGACCGGATGCGGTCGTTCGAGGTCATCATGGACTCGATGACCGAGATGGAGCTCGAGAACCCCCGCGCCATCGGCGCGAGCCAGGTCGAGCGCATCGCGAAGGGCAGCGGCAAGCCCGAGGAGCGCGTCCGCGAGCTGCTCGAACAGCACAAGATGATGGCCCAGACGCTCAAGCAGTTCCAGGGGATGGGCCAGGGCAACATGGAGCGCATGATGAAGAAGATGGAGGGCGGCGGCGGTGGCGGCGGCGGAATGGGCGGGATGGGCCCGTTCGGATAG
- a CDS encoding magnesium transporter, with the protein MPVRDVAAQAYREALPALAASVVGGLFAGVVLGGMRAELRAVPGLLVLVPALLATRGNVYGSLGARLSTGLHQGLVEPAFEFDDRVASAVAAALGNGILASLFASVAAFLTLGALGEPVAPLATLVAVALVAGLLSGVALTVAVVSVVFAGFRRGYNPDTLVGPLVTTTGDVFGVAFLLLAVRFVLALGGM; encoded by the coding sequence ATGCCCGTCCGCGACGTCGCCGCGCAGGCCTATCGGGAAGCCCTCCCCGCGCTGGCCGCGAGCGTGGTCGGCGGCCTGTTCGCCGGCGTCGTCCTCGGCGGGATGCGAGCGGAACTGCGGGCCGTGCCGGGGCTGCTCGTGCTGGTGCCCGCGCTGCTGGCGACCCGGGGGAACGTCTACGGGTCGCTGGGCGCGCGGCTCTCGACCGGGCTCCACCAGGGGCTGGTCGAGCCCGCGTTCGAGTTCGACGACCGGGTGGCGTCGGCGGTCGCGGCCGCGCTCGGCAACGGCATCCTGGCCAGCCTGTTCGCGTCGGTCGCGGCGTTCCTGACGCTCGGCGCGCTCGGCGAGCCGGTCGCGCCGCTGGCGACGCTCGTGGCCGTCGCGTTGGTCGCGGGGCTGCTGTCGGGGGTCGCGCTGACCGTCGCGGTCGTCTCGGTCGTGTTCGCGGGGTTCCGTCGGGGGTACAACCCCGACACGCTGGTCGGCCCGCTGGTGACGACGACCGGCGACGTGTTCGGGGTCGCCTTCCTCCTGCTCGCGGTCCGGTTCGTGCTCGCGCTGGGAGGGATGTAG
- a CDS encoding magnesium transporter codes for MQTEWSVEAITRATLPVLLALTVVEIGSGLVLGSFEATLLTYPSLLTLVPVTIGTAGNLGSVLAARLSTAFHLGTLSFDPTDDQLAGNAVATVALALTVFPVVGAGAWALSLALGSARLPLFTVVAVALTSGAALAVVAVAVTLAATYAAYRFELDPDDVVIPVVTNVCDVLGVVVLFAVVQVLVS; via the coding sequence GTGCAGACCGAGTGGTCCGTCGAGGCCATCACTCGGGCCACGCTGCCGGTCCTGCTCGCGCTGACCGTGGTCGAGATCGGGAGCGGGCTGGTGCTGGGGTCGTTCGAGGCGACCCTGCTGACCTACCCCTCGCTGCTGACGCTGGTCCCCGTCACCATCGGGACCGCCGGGAATCTGGGGAGCGTGCTCGCCGCGCGGCTCTCGACCGCGTTCCACCTCGGGACGCTCTCGTTCGACCCGACCGACGACCAGCTCGCGGGCAACGCGGTTGCGACCGTCGCGCTGGCGCTCACCGTCTTCCCGGTTGTCGGTGCGGGCGCGTGGGCGCTGTCGCTCGCGCTCGGGAGCGCCCGACTCCCCCTGTTCACGGTGGTCGCGGTGGCGCTGACAAGCGGCGCGGCGCTCGCGGTGGTCGCCGTCGCGGTGACGCTGGCGGCGACCTACGCGGCCTACCGCTTCGAACTCGACCCCGACGACGTGGTGATTCCGGTCGTGACCAACGTCTGCGACGTGCTGGGCGTGGTCGTGCTGTTCGCGGTGGTGCAGGTGCTGGTCTCCTGA
- the kynU gene encoding kynureninase encodes MDADFELGADYAARRDEADPLGHLADRFYDPDDGWYVDGNSLGLLSEDAEDALDRAVEEWRDLAIRGWTDADPPWFYYGERLGDRLAPLVGANEEEVVVANSTTVNIHTLVGTFYERAEGTKIVVDELDFPTDHYAVRAQLRQRGADPDEALTVVESRDGRTVETADVVDAIDDDTAVVFLPSVLYRSGQLLDVEAITVAAHEHDALAGFDLAHSVGVVPHDLSALGVDFAVWCSYKYLNAGPGAIAGLYVSEDHFGARPALAGWWGHEKETQFEMNPTYIPADSAGAYQIGTIPILSAAPLAGSLDVFEDAGDGTLATGIGAVREKSVSLTEYLIFLVDERLPDYEVGTPRDPDRRGGHVAVEHPEAYRVSEALKDRGVVVDFRPPNVVRICPSPLYTGYEDVWEVVEQLRRVVENEEFEQFAGRGGGVT; translated from the coding sequence ATGGACGCCGACTTCGAACTCGGGGCCGACTACGCCGCCCGGCGCGACGAGGCCGACCCCCTCGGCCACCTCGCCGACCGGTTCTACGACCCCGACGACGGGTGGTACGTCGACGGCAACTCGCTCGGCCTGCTGTCGGAAGACGCCGAAGACGCGCTCGACCGGGCGGTCGAGGAGTGGCGCGACCTCGCCATCCGGGGGTGGACCGACGCCGACCCGCCGTGGTTCTACTACGGCGAGCGGCTGGGCGACCGACTCGCGCCCCTGGTCGGCGCGAACGAGGAGGAGGTGGTCGTCGCCAACTCCACGACCGTCAACATCCACACGCTGGTCGGGACGTTCTACGAGCGGGCGGAGGGGACGAAAATCGTCGTGGACGAACTCGACTTCCCGACCGACCACTACGCGGTCCGCGCCCAACTGCGCCAGCGCGGTGCGGACCCCGACGAGGCGCTGACCGTGGTCGAGAGCCGCGACGGTCGGACCGTCGAGACCGCGGACGTCGTGGACGCAATCGACGACGACACCGCCGTCGTCTTCCTCCCCTCGGTGCTCTACCGGAGCGGCCAGCTGCTCGACGTCGAGGCGATCACCGTGGCCGCCCACGAGCACGACGCCCTCGCGGGGTTCGACCTCGCCCACTCGGTCGGGGTCGTCCCGCACGACCTCTCGGCCCTCGGCGTCGACTTCGCGGTCTGGTGCAGCTACAAGTACCTCAACGCCGGCCCGGGCGCCATCGCCGGCCTCTACGTCAGCGAGGACCACTTCGGCGCCCGGCCCGCGCTCGCGGGCTGGTGGGGCCACGAGAAGGAGACCCAGTTCGAGATGAACCCGACGTACATCCCCGCCGACTCGGCGGGCGCCTACCAAATCGGCACGATTCCGATACTCTCGGCCGCCCCGCTCGCGGGGTCGCTCGACGTGTTCGAGGACGCCGGTGATGGAACTCTCGCGACCGGCATCGGGGCGGTCCGCGAGAAGTCCGTCTCGCTCACCGAGTACCTGATATTCCTCGTGGACGAGCGCCTGCCCGACTACGAGGTCGGGACGCCCCGCGACCCTGACCGCCGGGGCGGCCACGTCGCGGTCGAGCACCCCGAGGCGTACCGGGTCAGCGAGGCACTCAAGGATCGGGGCGTGGTCGTCGACTTCCGACCGCCGAACGTGGTTCGCATCTGCCCGTCGCCCCTCTACACGGGCTACGAGGACGTCTGGGAGGTCGTCGAGCAGTTGCGGCGGGTCGTCGAGAACGAGGAGTTCGAGCAGTTCGCGGGGCGCGGCGGCGGCGTAACCTGA
- a CDS encoding alpha/beta hydrolase — protein MTEPLRTELDPEVAAVVADIEAEGVPEWSSLSVESARRIEDGVFSGSDPPEVGFVRNLSIPGPDASAAETGPASEIPIRVYRHADLDGAEPAPVLVYYHGGGWVLGTLDSIDGVCRRLARRGECVVVSVDYRLAPEHPFPAAVDDASAALRWVAEHADAFGGDPGRLAVGGTSAGGNLAAVTALRARELEDLVLSRQLLLYPITDHAFDTDSYAENGDGPLLTEADMRWFWDHYLRSAVDGANPYASPLRTPDLSGLPPATVSTCGFDPLRDEGVAYAERLADAGVEVRHDHHPDMPHGFLSTSEDVAAADEALDELGAELRSL, from the coding sequence ATGACCGAACCCCTGCGAACCGAACTGGACCCCGAAGTCGCCGCGGTCGTCGCGGACATCGAAGCCGAGGGCGTCCCCGAATGGTCGTCCCTGTCCGTCGAGTCGGCCCGGCGCATCGAGGACGGAGTGTTCTCGGGCAGCGACCCGCCCGAGGTCGGGTTCGTCCGCAATCTCTCGATCCCCGGCCCGGACGCGTCGGCGGCGGAAACCGGTCCGGCGAGCGAGATTCCGATTCGGGTCTACCGCCACGCCGACCTCGACGGCGCCGAACCCGCGCCGGTCCTCGTCTACTACCACGGCGGCGGGTGGGTGCTGGGCACGCTCGACTCCATCGACGGGGTGTGTCGCCGCCTCGCGCGCCGCGGAGAGTGCGTCGTCGTGTCGGTGGACTACCGGCTCGCGCCCGAGCACCCCTTCCCCGCCGCGGTAGACGACGCCTCCGCCGCCCTCCGGTGGGTCGCAGAGCACGCCGACGCGTTCGGCGGCGACCCCGGCCGACTCGCGGTCGGCGGCACGAGCGCGGGCGGGAACCTGGCCGCGGTGACGGCGCTGCGGGCGAGAGAGCTCGAAGACCTCGTGTTGTCCCGTCAGCTCCTCCTCTACCCCATCACCGACCACGCGTTCGACACCGACTCGTACGCCGAGAACGGCGACGGCCCGCTGCTGACCGAGGCCGACATGCGGTGGTTCTGGGACCACTACCTGCGGAGCGCGGTCGACGGCGCGAACCCCTACGCGTCGCCGCTCCGGACGCCGGACCTCTCGGGGCTCCCGCCCGCGACCGTGTCGACCTGCGGGTTCGACCCCCTGCGAGACGAGGGCGTCGCGTACGCCGAGCGACTCGCGGACGCCGGAGTCGAGGTTCGCCACGACCACCACCCCGACATGCCCCACGGCTTCCTGAGCACGAGCGAGGACGTCGCGGCCGCGGACGAGGCACTGGACGAACTCGGCGCCGAGCTGCGGTCGCTGTAG
- a CDS encoding RNA-binding domain-containing protein, producing the protein MIYSIDVQITAPVADTEIADRVATAVTNIFPGADVADQHGEIAAEAHSLDHFSELLHRQEILDTARGEFFGSRRGNTLAFDLKKQAAFEGVVNFAVGNPDELGDIHVRVRVEEPGVEEFVDHVAPPTEEGQPVTPDDFE; encoded by the coding sequence ATGATATACAGCATCGACGTCCAGATCACGGCCCCCGTCGCCGACACCGAGATCGCCGACCGAGTCGCGACCGCCGTCACGAACATCTTCCCCGGCGCCGACGTCGCGGACCAGCACGGCGAGATCGCCGCCGAGGCCCACTCGCTCGACCACTTCTCGGAACTGCTCCACCGCCAGGAGATACTCGACACCGCCCGCGGGGAGTTCTTCGGGAGCCGGCGCGGGAACACCCTCGCGTTCGACCTGAAGAAGCAGGCCGCCTTCGAGGGCGTCGTCAACTTCGCGGTGGGCAACCCCGACGAGCTCGGCGACATCCACGTCCGGGTCCGGGTCGAGGAGCCCGGCGTCGAGGAGTTCGTCGACCACGTCGCCCCGCCGACCGAGGAGGGCCAACCGGTCACGCCCGACGACTTCGAGTAG
- a CDS encoding AAA family ATPase, producing the protein MRVIGTVGLPGSGKGEAATVAEDLAIPVVTMGDVIRRECRDRGLDPAEHHGEIAGALREENGPDAIAQRSLPVVEEALEESDAVLVDGIRAGVEVERFEEAFGDAFTLVSIEAPFEVRADRVESRGRDNTDDGESLRERDERERGFGMDEAIARAEVRIDNTGTLEAFHEQIRALLTEGVEALDGERPANEA; encoded by the coding sequence ATGAGAGTTATCGGAACCGTCGGCCTGCCGGGGAGCGGGAAGGGCGAGGCCGCGACCGTGGCCGAGGACCTCGCCATTCCCGTCGTCACCATGGGCGACGTCATCCGCCGGGAGTGCCGCGACCGGGGGCTCGACCCGGCCGAGCACCACGGCGAGATCGCCGGCGCGCTCCGGGAGGAGAACGGTCCCGACGCCATCGCCCAGCGCTCGCTGCCGGTCGTCGAGGAGGCCCTAGAGGAAAGCGACGCCGTGCTCGTCGACGGCATCCGGGCGGGCGTCGAGGTCGAGCGCTTCGAGGAGGCGTTCGGCGACGCGTTCACGCTGGTGAGCATCGAGGCGCCGTTCGAGGTCCGGGCCGACCGCGTCGAGTCCCGCGGCCGGGACAACACCGACGACGGCGAGTCGCTGCGCGAGCGCGACGAGCGCGAGCGCGGCTTCGGCATGGACGAGGCCATCGCGCGCGCCGAGGTCCGCATCGACAACACCGGCACGCTGGAGGCGTTCCACGAGCAGATCCGCGCCCTGCTGACCGAGGGCGTCGAGGCGCTCGACGGCGAGCGACCCGCCAACGAAGCGTGA
- a CDS encoding flippase, giving the protein MSEENSIDDEVSALFSSTALILLGIVLSSAGTLVERVIVARVFTPAKYGEVTIGLAVMSIGSVISLVGINQGVSRYLSRAESDAERRGIWLTGLVVSAAISLVVTVLFYRYSATIASVLFSDVESLALFRLFILSIPLSALFTVAVAAIRGMEDTKYKLLVKNVFYPVVRISLFVGLVALGWGIAAIGYAYVAATLLSLVVAHACLNRLYAIVGGFDLQPRKLISYSAPLVVTTLLAVLLTRTDTLMLGYFHGSEAAGIYNVAYPLSNSLLMVISAFGYLYFPLTSRLDSDGRRDDVRQIYELTTKWGFFITLPAFLVFTVFPADVIRIFFGGEYTSGATALMILSVGFFTSAAAGRNRETLSAMGHTTEILVVEVTTLAANVVINLALIPAYGVPGAAVASCVSYVYRNFALNAILKYRTGITPISRYTLRTYFVLPVVFLPATYALSQYVSLTAVTLPLFLVVCGILVLATAFFAGCFRPLDTLIIDFFEQKAGIELPYLRNLLESN; this is encoded by the coding sequence ATGTCCGAAGAGAACTCCATCGACGACGAGGTATCGGCCCTGTTCTCCAGCACCGCGCTCATCCTCCTCGGCATCGTCCTCTCGTCGGCCGGGACGCTGGTCGAGCGCGTCATCGTCGCCCGGGTGTTCACCCCCGCGAAGTACGGCGAAGTCACCATCGGGCTCGCGGTCATGTCCATCGGCTCGGTCATCTCGCTCGTCGGCATCAACCAGGGGGTGTCGCGGTACCTCTCGCGCGCCGAGAGCGACGCGGAGCGCCGCGGCATCTGGCTGACGGGCCTGGTGGTCTCGGCCGCCATCAGCCTGGTCGTGACCGTCCTGTTCTACCGCTACTCGGCGACCATCGCGAGCGTCCTGTTCTCCGACGTCGAGTCGCTCGCGCTGTTCCGACTGTTCATCCTCTCCATCCCGCTCTCGGCGCTGTTCACGGTCGCGGTGGCCGCGATCCGCGGCATGGAGGATACGAAGTACAAGCTCCTCGTGAAGAACGTCTTCTACCCCGTCGTCCGCATCTCGCTGTTCGTCGGTCTCGTCGCGCTGGGCTGGGGCATCGCCGCCATCGGCTACGCCTACGTCGCCGCGACGCTCCTCTCGCTGGTCGTGGCCCACGCCTGTCTCAACCGGCTCTACGCCATCGTCGGCGGGTTCGACCTCCAGCCCCGGAAGCTGATCTCGTACTCCGCGCCGCTGGTGGTCACCACCCTGCTCGCGGTCCTGCTCACCAGGACGGACACCCTCATGCTGGGCTACTTCCACGGCTCGGAGGCGGCCGGCATCTACAACGTCGCCTACCCCCTCTCGAACAGCCTGCTCATGGTCATCTCGGCGTTCGGCTACCTCTACTTCCCGCTCACCTCCCGGCTCGACTCGGACGGCCGGCGCGACGACGTCCGCCAGATATACGAGCTGACGACCAAGTGGGGCTTCTTCATCACGCTCCCGGCGTTCCTCGTCTTCACCGTCTTCCCGGCCGACGTCATCCGCATCTTCTTCGGCGGCGAGTACACGTCGGGCGCGACCGCGCTGATGATCCTCTCGGTCGGCTTCTTCACCAGCGCGGCGGCCGGCCGCAACCGCGAGACGCTCTCGGCGATGGGACACACCACCGAGATTCTCGTCGTGGAGGTGACCACCCTCGCCGCAAACGTCGTCATCAACCTCGCTCTCATCCCGGCGTACGGGGTCCCCGGTGCGGCGGTCGCCTCCTGCGTCTCCTACGTCTACCGCAACTTCGCGCTCAACGCGATCCTCAAGTACCGGACCGGAATCACACCGATCTCTCGGTACACGCTCCGGACGTACTTCGTCCTCCCGGTGGTCTTCCTCCCCGCCACGTACGCGCTCTCCCAGTACGTCAGCCTCACGGCCGTGACGCTCCCGCTGTTCCTCGTCGTCTGCGGCATCCTGGTGCTCGCGACCGCGTTCTTCGCCGGCTGCTTCCGCCCGCTCGACACGCTCATCATCGACTTCTTTGAGCAGAAGGCCGGCATCGAGCTCCCGTACCTCCGGAACCTCCTCGAATCGAACTAG